A window of Salvia splendens isolate huo1 chromosome 8, SspV2, whole genome shotgun sequence genomic DNA:
aaaatttaattttattaaaattggaTTTACCATCTGCAAAATAAATAAGGtaaacacaaaattaaattttaaactatttcagtattttaataaaattggaATAATATGGAATATCTTTATGAGCAGAATTCATGTTGGTTCATATTTtactaaatgaaataaatagtataacgtatataatatttaaataatcaaACACCGTCTTAGTATTTTATTAACCAttctttattatatatatatatatatatagagtcccattattcacaaatccactcttaaagaccgaaccaccgaaccataccaaattagggtttttttatctagttttttatggatgagaggcacaaatttataatttattttcaccttcatcacgagtctattttaattcatccgaaggtaaataagtcatacaaacatgttacaaagatttaaattcattccagtaggtttttacttcattccagtaggtttttacttcattccagtaggattattacttcattccaatacgtaaatgcggtttctcCGTCGCGtgtcgttctttctctctacaatatctatcaccaccgccacaacgctgatatgatgtaataaacacatggaatgatgcaataaattattggaatgaagtatatgaagtcctactggaatgaagtaaaaaccttatccaatgaagtaataacgtttctgaatgaagtaataaacgcacttgaataaattgcattttttaatgtaaataaagtaaaaactcaggtcaatgaattcaattgaaacatatgttgaatcatttcaaaacctactggaagaaagtaaaaacatgttgtagtttcaaggtattacgtacggaatgaagtaataaatttatacaatgaagtaaaatgggcttgtaatgaagaccgaaaaatttacacagcagcacatctcatcaaaaaaactagatctaatggcccagatttggtctctagttcggtctttaaaattggttcgacattgatcacaaccctatatatatatatatatatatatatatatatatatatatgaacatATTTTGACTAATATCATGCTACTTATTTTCCCTATTCCCCACGAaattctcaaaaacacctccCACCACGTCATATAGACtttccactgcactgccacatcataaggaattcccactgcacagtggcggacatccccaaggacatcccgaagGACTtctcacaattaaaaaaattcacaaattcacaaattaaacaatttccggaagtaagaaatttacggaattaaatagtcgacacgaatacggagaaaatgcaaccacattatttaaaaaaaacatacttcattataaaaaaaatacataattactaaaaaaattacattattaaaataaaaaccggcttctcactcctcggattccccgccgccGCCATGTCTCCCGCCGTCACCGTCCGGCATGTCTCCGAACCCCAAATCGTaccgcatactgttgatgaggggtttaagcgaccgcttgtaatgggggtcggtcgattggcgccattcaaccattgcacgtaacaaggtttcatgtgccgcgatgcgggctaatgaggggttctcgggatcgATTTGGGCgggtgctgccgattgggcctcaGCGGATCCGCTGGTGCTTCCCCTCGCCATCCGCGGAGCGGACTTTttcccaaccgggcgacggcggcgggccgacgatgtgggtgtcgggaactctgcctcggcggggggGAGTTCCGCTGAACcggcactgctactgtactctccggagtcgctgatcttcgtccgcttcggcctgccagattcaacacccgcagtgaacttggcTGAAGACTGCACCACAAGAAACACCggccaatatttgaattccccgaagcccAACTGAGTGTCGGGGAACTGCTGATGAGACATGaacttcacatcctcggcagacatgccactggttgccgagcggagattgtttgtgtaaatgccgacatatcggctgagctgcctcttcagctattcccactgtttccggcattgctctccgttgtgagccttcccccctggcggtttgaactggaggtagctttggctaatacgccaccacatccggtcgatgtgctggttcgccccgacgtaaggatcctccactacactgatccacACCTTCGCCAGCGCGACACACTCGTCCATGATCTAGACGATCCTCATGTTCCCGCTGGATCCTTCCCTCACCTCAGCGGCCCCCTCCTCACCACCGTACATCGAGACGCCCCGTCCCCTGTCCCTCCTTCGCCCTGGCCTCCCCCTCCTCACTGTCGCCGGTGGTGCGTctgtgggagaatcccggatcgaagaaagccccaactcctcgaGCGAGAACGTGTCattgccagtgaactgagtcaCGAGAGGAGAACTCGTcgggttgtccgtcgacagtaaatccatatagggccgatagacgttgtccactGGCGATtggggggaccccctgcctactaCCCCCGCAGCGACATGCgatccctgcatcatcccgggcatcatcatcTCTGGCATTCCGACACTCgccccgggcatctggggcatcatccgaTACCAatgcgggtacatgttgtagtacacgggcatcattcccgatggcatttgagattggggcatcatccccggcattccggCACTCCTGCCGACGGAAAATTTAGGCGCCGGTGACTCGCTAGTGGCCggggaatcgctatcgtggtgctcaattgttcttcgaaagaaagatatttttagagagagagagatactcgttaatataagtggtgcgaatgaaatgaagttcaactggacgtatttatagaaatttaaaaaaatatatttaatgcaataaacgagaATTTCGCGCGGACGTCTGTGGGAGTCaatgcaatggcggacgtccgcgcggcgtcgcgacggaattccgcgtaaacgccgcggaactgcggtgtcctcggcggaattcTATAttcgtgcataccatgcacaatggctgACGTTCGCCGTGGAATTTTGGCACACCGgtcggaattccgccgggatGAGCGCTATTGCTGATGCTCTGGAAGAAGACCTGATACTCTTTTTTAAAAACTTGAAGTTTACATATGCCTACGTAAATTGATTGTGTCAAATGTCAATCGTCATTAATTCAATTTATATTCTGTACTTTCATTATTGCTTAATCtgtaagcaaaaaaaaaagataaaaaaaggaGATAACCCACCCCCCCAAAGTGTCGAGTGTAACGCCACTTAACATGCTTTGCTGACACGTAAGTGTTCAGTTACACCTTCGTATTGAATGAAATCAATACCACCATGACCACTTCCTACCGTCGATCATATCCGACGCCTCTAATGGTGCTGCGCATCGTAATCTTCATGCGCCGCGACACACGGGAACCTGCTGTTGAGCGTATTTGAAATTGCATCTCGTGAGAATGACATTTGCCGGCAATCCAACGGCTCAATAAACAATAAGTCTTTTATTAACGGCTGCGATCTTCGGAAAACTGCAGCTGtttctgaaaatatattttggacAAAGTATTTATTCACCACCCTCTCCCCTATTCATCACGTTCTTCACTGCTACTTCTTCATAGTTTTGGTGAGTGTGTTAATCTCTTGCGCATGCCATTGGATTCCTATGCTTACTTTTTTCGTTGAGAATTCTTCCATTTATCTTCTTTTGGTTCAGTACTGGAATCACATTTTGATAGTGCTTCAAAAaccaattaacaaaaaaaacaattagTAGAAAGAAACATGGTGATCGAAGGGTTTTTGTTAGGTGTTAGTCATCCAATTTTTGCTTATGATGCTTTCCCCCATTTATCATTGCACTTTCCTTCTTTAGACGACGCATGCACTACGAATATGGATTATAGAATTTTGTCCTCGAATTTTTTGTTCTTCACTgttccttttttccttttttcctgTTCCCCTTTCTAAAATTAGATTCGCTTCTGTTGTCCTGTGCTTTGCTCTACTCTTTCTAAATTCATATGTTTCTGCCGAATTGACGATTTTCTGATTGCATGGTTTGTAAAGTATCTCAGAATTGTTGAGTCGACATTCATTCATCTTATAGAATCTAAGGCAGAGCATATCAAGTTGTTAAAACAAGCATTAAACCGTCAGGGAGTATACACACAGTCCTGATATTGCATGTACTCTTAGCAGAGTAGTAGAGTAACTTGTTAATCCGTGTTGCAGGAAAAATGGGAACCAGATTTAACAGTGTTGCTTCAACCTTTTTCCTGTCAAGCTTGTTCTTTTCTCTTGCATTTTCTGCATCGGATGATGGATTGCTACGAATAGGACTGAAAAAGTTGAAGTTTGATCAAAACAATCGACTTGCTGCTCGGCTCGAGTCTAAGGAAGCAGAAATATTGAGAGCCTCAATTCGGAAGTACAATTTCCGAGGTAAATATAGCGAGTCTGGAGATACTGACATTGTTGCACTCAAGAATTACATGGATGCCCAGTATTTTGGAGAGATTGGTATTGGTACTCCCCCACAGAAATTCACTGTGATTTTTGACACGGGTAGCTCCAATCTGTGGGTGCCCTCTTCAAAATGTTACTTCTCTGTAAGTATTGGTTGTTGAAATAATTGAAGTTGTTTTTGTATAACGGAATAAACTGTGTCAACTATTCTCACATTGGATATAAATGTGTGGGCATCAATTCTTTCACTCCTTGGTGTAGATTCCTTGTTTTTTTCACTCCAAGTACAAGTCCAGCCAGTCAAGTACTTACAGGAAGAATGGTATGTTATATCCCCAGCCATTTCCTTCTCACATTAGCATGCTGCGTTTTTTTTCCCTCTTGAGTACCAATTAATGGCATTGCATACTTTTACTTTGGAATTAATATGTGCTGATAAATTGCTACATTTGGGACTTAACATGAAGCAGGTAATACATATAACTCAATTCTTTGGatgtactcccttcatcccataatagatggcacacttgggaatggcacaagattttaggagatgttgttttggttgttaggtggagagagaaaatggtatatttatatattaatgtgGAAGGGAGCTTTTTtccaaaaaggaaatgtgacatcttttgtgggacaaactaaaaggaaagtgatacatctattatgggacggagagagtattacaTATGGAGAATGGAGTACACTTCCTGGAGAATCTTATGTAGTTGTAACTGATTGTTTTGTTTGCATTGTACCATTACCATTTACCCTTTTATAGACAAGTTCCATGGACTTGTATTAATCAATAGGGTGTTATCATCATGTTGTATGATTAAGTTATATTTTCTACAATGTGATTTGATGTGTGTTATGCTTAGAAAAGCAATATAAATCTGTGGTAATTTTTTTGGTCTTTAGGAAAATCTGCTGCTATCCAGTATGGGACTGGGGCTATCTCTGGATTTTTCAGTGAGGACAACATCAAAGTCGGTCATCTAGTTGTGAAGAACCAGGTCCTCCCtactcttttattttatgtttgttatGTTAACTTGGTAAGTGACTTACTGGGGTGGCATTGATTTATTCCAGGAATTTATTGAGGCAACGAGAGAACCTGGTGTTACATTTTTGGTGGCCAAGTTTGATGGCATACTTGGACTTGGTTTCAAAGAGATCTCAGTAGGAAATGCAACCCCAGTGTGGTATGATTTTTCTTGTTATGTGGGTTTGCTTAGTCTCACGTTATGTTGGTAGATGCTACCTTTTGTGGAAGGGGTTGTTTCAAGGGCCAGGGTTACTATTTCATTTAGCTCCCCTTGCTAAGCTTTTGATAGCTGGCATGTTCACCATGTCCTTTTACTTAAATGATAATATGGCTAGCCATTTGTATCTTCCAGGTACAACATGGTCAAGCAAGGTCTTGTTAAAGAGCCCGTCTTCTCATTTTGGCTGAACCGAAATTTAAAGGACGAGGAGGGAGGTGAACTGATTTTTGGTGGAGTTGATCCAAATCATTATATTGGTAGACATACATACGTTCCTGTGTCTCAGAAAGGTTACTGGCAGGTTGGTTTCAGGAAATTTATTTGTCAAAAGATAATTTAGGATAATGTGTTTTACTCTGGATTGTTCTGTCAACAGTTTGACATGGGTGATGTGCTCATTGATGGAGAAGAAAGTGGTACGAACTGTGTCTGTGATTCCATTGGTGGTATTAGCCACTTAGACAGAATTTCATATTGTGTGTCTGTCTGattaatcaatattattatttttcatgtGTCATATAGGGTACTGCAATGGTGGGTGTTCTGCAATTGCGGACTCTGGAACATCTCTCTTTGCTGGCCCAACGGTATGCTTGCATCTTTTTTCAAATAATCTATATCAAAAAGATCTTATTTCTGTCCAGCATTATGTGTTGCACTTACAGCATGGTTGGACTTGGATCTATTTTGAGAATACTGGATTCAATATTCTTATGTGGAATAAATGTTTCGGTTGATCGGTTGTGCTTCTAAAAGTGATGTATGTTTCATAAAAGTGAAAGCTGATGTTTcctatgtgtattttattatgcTGTACTGTTTTTTGTCCTCTTTAGTGTGTCCATTTGTTGGTGCTGCAGTATGCAACTCACTTCATTGATTTTAACATGAGCACCGAGGGATAATTCTATAGTTGTACGTGGCTAGTACACCGCTGCCCACATACAACAGATTTTTAGGTTTAGTCTATACGGAGAATGAAAGAAAAGATGAAGTTGGTTGATTGGTTTGAAGCTGTTGGACTGTTTGATGTGATTGCTTCTGTTCCTTTTGTAGACTCTGGTGGCAATGATTAACCATGCAATTGGGGCCGCTGGAGTTGTTAGCCAAGAGTGCAAGGCTGTTGTTGAACAGTATGGGCAAGCTCTCATGGCACTTCTCATGGCGGAGGTAAGGAACAACTAATATATTTTCAGATTGCACTCTCTCCTGTCTGAAATAGTGTCGAGGTTGTTAGGGACTATGCGCTGATATCTTCCACACATGTTCTGTGACAGACTCAACCAAAGAAGGTATGCTCCCAAGTTGGTCTATGCACATTTGACGGAACCCATGGTGTGAGGTAAATCTTTTTAGTTCTGTGTTCGGTATCCTACCCCATCCCTGATGGAGCTTTCTTGTCTTGGACTATGTAGTTTATGTTGACTCTTAATGTGAATTAGTGGTTCTGGGGAAGTGCTTTTGAGTGTGTTGAGTTATCTGTGTTTGATTTTAGTTCTTGAGATTTCTCTGTTTAGTGCTGGAATCGCGAGTGTGGTGGATGAAAGAGATGGTAAATCATCTGGTTCGAATGATGCAATGTGCTCTGTCTGTGAAATGGCTGTTGTTTGGATGCAAAATCAACTCAGACAGAACCAAACTCAAGACCGCATCTTGAACTATGTCAATGAGGTACCCTTGTGCATCCCTAGACTATCTGTTGTTTCTCCTTTACTCTCATCTAATGTTTACTTCTGTTGTAACAAAATCACAGCTCTGTGAGCGACTCCCAAGTCCCATGGGACAGTCAGCTGTTGATTGTGCTAGCATTTCTTCGATGCCAACTGTCTCCTTCACAATTGGTGGCAAAGTTTTTGATCTCTCCCCGGATGAGGTATGCTTACCTCTGCTTAAGTTGCTACTCAAACTGTATCACTGTTCTTCATCCTTAATCAGTAATTAACACGTAATGTCAAGTG
This region includes:
- the LOC121746210 gene encoding aspartic proteinase-like isoform X1, with translation MVIEGFLLGKMGTRFNSVASTFFLSSLFFSLAFSASDDGLLRIGLKKLKFDQNNRLAARLESKEAEILRASIRKYNFRGKYSESGDTDIVALKNYMDAQYFGEIGIGTPPQKFTVIFDTGSSNLWVPSSKCYFSIPCFFHSKYKSSQSSTYRKNGKSAAIQYGTGAISGFFSEDNIKVGHLVVKNQEFIEATREPGVTFLVAKFDGILGLGFKEISVGNATPVWYNMVKQGLVKEPVFSFWLNRNLKDEEGGELIFGGVDPNHYIGRHTYVPVSQKGYWQFDMGDVLIDGEESGYCNGGCSAIADSGTSLFAGPTTLVAMINHAIGAAGVVSQECKAVVEQYGQALMALLMAETQPKKVCSQVGLCTFDGTHGVSAGIASVVDERDGKSSGSNDAMCSVCEMAVVWMQNQLRQNQTQDRILNYVNELCERLPSPMGQSAVDCASISSMPTVSFTIGGKVFDLSPDEYILKVGEGAAAQCISGFTGIDIPPPRGPLWILGDMFMGRYHTVFDFGEERVGFAEAV
- the LOC121746210 gene encoding aspartic proteinase-like isoform X2, with product MGTRFNSVASTFFLSSLFFSLAFSASDDGLLRIGLKKLKFDQNNRLAARLESKEAEILRASIRKYNFRGKYSESGDTDIVALKNYMDAQYFGEIGIGTPPQKFTVIFDTGSSNLWVPSSKCYFSIPCFFHSKYKSSQSSTYRKNGKSAAIQYGTGAISGFFSEDNIKVGHLVVKNQEFIEATREPGVTFLVAKFDGILGLGFKEISVGNATPVWYNMVKQGLVKEPVFSFWLNRNLKDEEGGELIFGGVDPNHYIGRHTYVPVSQKGYWQFDMGDVLIDGEESGYCNGGCSAIADSGTSLFAGPTTLVAMINHAIGAAGVVSQECKAVVEQYGQALMALLMAETQPKKVCSQVGLCTFDGTHGVSAGIASVVDERDGKSSGSNDAMCSVCEMAVVWMQNQLRQNQTQDRILNYVNELCERLPSPMGQSAVDCASISSMPTVSFTIGGKVFDLSPDEYILKVGEGAAAQCISGFTGIDIPPPRGPLWILGDMFMGRYHTVFDFGEERVGFAEAV